A window of Puntigrus tetrazona isolate hp1 chromosome 11, ASM1883169v1, whole genome shotgun sequence contains these coding sequences:
- the csf1a gene encoding macrophage colony-stimulating factor 1a has product MNTHITAHKAKVRHLCFFLILGFRLVYAGVPGPCKHSVTQDHLLNLRRLMKNQMQNGCSITYTFTERQNLGVVCYVKAAFPHILELLNTQFRYARDSDNYRYTNSLKNLIYNIYSQRCIPPINEEIEDSPMKFIRTHMTLPRAALEKAEEVIRMYMGLMIQNDKPVDWNCEEEYTEDYPESTTEPLRQTAGASNCACICPTASNESSKSSASTSHWNIYPKSTLSSQRSSFSPVETSGNEGTLQFKSAVPVTNRQTLDPGTPATWRSEENLSNFLFGSTPVLHKEPSNSERHHVPSPDLFPSFTNFQDVFPSRTDSSVETTTSGPNRKSTSDSTQDHVENSTPLLLAKRSLDFKSQTGPSSSYVKLSQNSVAPTSEPAYREIKSKPSQMLQQSKHIVPVTATVLSSLKTAAYSSEGLSALVEEPGHLHSPPENFQTHTQSPVRVPRNFMRTIHEAKLSKDRGSQEMKDQIHPDRENQRNTATEQSSSAIISFGTVLLVALGCGGLLLITVLFYRQQKVSDSQLIFALLRRPH; this is encoded by the exons atgaacacacacataacagCCCACAAAGCCAAG GTAAGGCATCTGTGCTTCTTCCTTATCCTGGGCTTTCGTTTGGTGTACGCTGGTGTGCCAGGTCCATGTAAGCACTCTGTCACCCAGGACCATCTCTTAAATTTAAGACGTCTG ATGAAGAACCAGATGCAAAATGGTTGTTCAATAACCTACACCTTCACTGAGCGCCAGAACCTG GGTGTTGTGTGTTATGTTAAAGCAGCATTCCCTCACATACTGGAGCTCCTCAACACCCAGTTCAGATATGCTAGGGACTCGGACAATTACCGTTATACTAATTCACTGAAGAACTTGATCTACAACATTTACTCCCAGAGATGCATCCCTCCAATCAATGAGGAGATTGAG GATAGCCCAATGAAGTTCATAAGAACCCACATGACTTTACCCAGGGCAGCTTTGGAGAAAGCTGAGGAAGTGATACGCATGTATATGGGTCTGATGATTCAGAACGACAAGCCCGTGGACTGGAACTGTGAGGAGGAGTACACAGAAGATTACCCAGAATCCACCACTGAACCACTTAGGCAAACAGCAG GTGCCTCCAATTGCGCCTGTATTTGTCCAACGGCGAGCAATGAATCATCAAAGTCATCTGCATCCACAAGCCATTGGAATATTTACCCGAAATCCACTCTATCCTCACAAAGATCATCCTTTTCACCTGTGGAAACCAGTGGTAATGAGGGAACTTTACAATTCAAGTCTGCTGTCCCAGTAACCAATCGTCAAACACTAGATCCAGGAACACCTGCCACGTGGAGATCAGAAGAAAACTTATCCAACTTCCTTTTTGGTAGCACTCCAGTCTTACACAAAGAACCTTCAAATTCAGAAAGGCACCACGTGCCATCACCAGATCTTTTCCCTTCATTTACAAATTTTCAGGATGTATTTCCAAGCAGAACTGACTCAAGTGTTGAGACAACCACCTCTGGCCCCAATCGAAAAAGCACAAGCGATAGCACGCAGGACCATGTGGAGAATAGCACGCCGCTTTTACTTGCCAAGAGATCTTTAGATTTCAAAAGCCAAACAGGACCATCTAGTTCCTATGTAAAATTATCACAGAACTCAGTTGCTCCAACATCTGAACCGGCATACAGAGAGATAAAAAGCAAGCCTTCCCAAATGCTTCAACAGAGTAAACACATTGTACCAGTCACAGCCACAGTTCTGTCTTCTTTGAAAACAGCTGCGTATTCGTCAGAAGGTCTGAGCGCCCTTGTTGAAGAGCCAGGTCATTTACACAGCCCTCCTGAAAATTTCCAAACACACACCCAAAGTCCAGTGAGGGTGCCAAGGAATTTCATGAGAACCATCCATGAAGCGAAGCTCAGCAAAG ACCGAGGATCCCAGGAGATGAAGGACCAGATCCACCCAGACAGAGAAAATCAAAGGAACACTGCCACAGAACAATCCAGCAGTGCAATCATCTCTTTTGGCACGGTCCTCTTAGTTGCATTAGGGTGTGGTGGACTTCTGCTCATAACTGTCCTGTTTTACAGGCAACAAAAAGTAAGTGACTCGCAATTAATTTTTGCTCTGCTGAGAAGACCCCATTAG
- the LOC122354112 gene encoding uncharacterized protein LOC122354112 isoform X2, whose product MWIIHPVIVFTLCMFFFSVLADTNHKNPGNAACDNIHLLLYAIICFLIAVVIILLVLLFKMFISMQKAIKRNTIQTISDTRESTALCQNSALSVSPTSGDGADNSSSTSSGTPEGSGFCFCVFLDVSCQIFPLPLNGT is encoded by the exons ATGTGGATTATCCATCCTGTGATTGTTTTTactctttgtatgtttttcttcAGTGTGTTGGCAG acaCCAACCATAAAAACCCAGGAAACGCAGCTTG tgacaataTTCATCTCTTGCTGTACGCCATCATCTGTTTTCTCATTGCCGTAGTTATCATTCTCCTGGTtcttctgtttaaaatgttcatcTCAATGCAAAAGG CCATTAAAAGAAACACTATCCAAACCATCAGCGACACGAGGGAATCAACCGCTTTGTGCCAGAATAGCGCTTTAAGCGTTTCCCCTACTTCAGGCGAtg GTGCAGATAATTCATCTTCTACTAGTTCTGGGACCCCTGAAGGCTCG ggcttttgtttttgtgtgtttttggatgTCAGCTGTCAGATCTTTCCACTACCTCTCAACGGTACGTAA
- the kiss1 gene encoding metastasis-suppressor KiSS-1 has product MMLLTIILLLSVTNGDTYPSGNFQYYLEDETPEETSLRSLRGSDTRPTAGSPSPKLSVLFSMGAGPQRNTWWWSPERPYTKRRQNVAYYNLNSFGLRYGKREQSVLAGFKQKIPVK; this is encoded by the exons ATGATGCTGCTTACCATCATTTTGCTGTTGTCAGTGACGAATGGTGATACATATCCTTCAGGGAATTTTCAGTACTATTTAGAAG ATGAAACTCCTGAAGAAACATCACTCCGAAGTCTCAGAGGAAGCGACACTCGTCCCACAGCTGGATCTCCTTCTCCAAAGCTCTCAGTGCTTTTCTCCATGGGTGCAGGTCCTCAGAGAAACACCTGGTGGTGGTCTCCAGAAAGGCCTTACACAAAAAGGAGGCAGAATGTCGCGTACTACAATCTCAATTCCTTCGGTCTCCGCTATGGAAAGAGAGAACAGAGCGTGCTTGCGGGGTTCAAACAGAAGATACCTGTAAAGTGA
- the LOC122354112 gene encoding uncharacterized protein LOC122354112 isoform X1, with translation MWIIHPVIVFTLCMFFFSVLADTNHKNPGNAACDNIHLLLYAIICFLIAVVIILLVLLFKMFISMQKAIKRNTIQTISDTRESTALCQNSALSVSPTSGDGADNSSSTSSGTPEGSLSDLSTTSQRYVSLEDRRKTSDYINVSETGLVDFKKMDIDYVNVQESQQKKVKSKGQVSRDDGTTSISSDDSAVNYSKVVFTKANK, from the exons ATGTGGATTATCCATCCTGTGATTGTTTTTactctttgtatgtttttcttcAGTGTGTTGGCAG acaCCAACCATAAAAACCCAGGAAACGCAGCTTG tgacaataTTCATCTCTTGCTGTACGCCATCATCTGTTTTCTCATTGCCGTAGTTATCATTCTCCTGGTtcttctgtttaaaatgttcatcTCAATGCAAAAGG CCATTAAAAGAAACACTATCCAAACCATCAGCGACACGAGGGAATCAACCGCTTTGTGCCAGAATAGCGCTTTAAGCGTTTCCCCTACTTCAGGCGAtg GTGCAGATAATTCATCTTCTACTAGTTCTGGGACCCCTGAAGGCTCG CTGTCAGATCTTTCCACTACCTCTCAACGGTACGTAAGCCTTGAAGACCGTCGAAAGACTTCTGACTACATAAATGTTTCAGAAACTGGACTAGTggactttaaaaaaatggatataGACTATGTCAATGTTCAAGAGTCCCAACAGAAAAAGGTTAAAAGTAAAGGCCAAGTGAGCCGTGATGACGGTACGACAAGTATTAGCAGCGATGATTCTGCTGTGAATTACTCCAAAGTTGTCTTTACTAAGGCGAATAAGTGA
- the golt1a gene encoding vesicle transport protein GOT1A: protein MFTLLRGSKVKRLCEPHTPVKNRGTKTGRSELKEERAKTMITITEFQKIGVGLSGFGVFFVLFGILLYFDSVLLAFGNILFLSGLAFIIGLRRTAHFFFQRQKLRSSAFFLGGVALVLLRWPRIGMLVETYGFVLLFKSFFPMAFGFLATALNIPFLTTILNKLSGSSSSMV, encoded by the exons ATGTTCACCCTGCTCCGGGGTTCAAAAGTCAAGCGTTTGTGTGAACCACACACACCAGTAAAAAACCGAGGAACTAAAACCGGGAGATCTGAGCTAAAAGAAGAGAGAGCGAAAACCATGATCACAATCACAGAGTTTCAGA AAATCGGCGTGGGTCTGTCGGGATTCGGCGTGTTCTTTGTGCTGTTTGGAATACTGCTGTACTTTGACTCGGTCCTGTTGGCATTTGGAAAC ATTCTGTTTCTGTCTGGTTTGGCCTTCATCATTGGCTTGAGGAGGACGGCCCACTTCTTTTTCCAGAGACAGAAGCTCAGAAGCTCTGCCTTCTTTCTAGGAGGCGTGGCTTTAGTTCTACTAAGATGGCCTCGTATCGGCATGCTGGTGGAGACCTATGGCTTTGTGCTTCTATTTAA GTCATTCTTTCCTATGGCTTTTGGATTTCTCGCAACAGCCTTAAACATTCCTTTTTTAACCACG atttTAAACAAGTTATCTGGAAGTAGTTCCTCAATGGTCTAA